A stretch of the Polaribacter pacificus genome encodes the following:
- the folP gene encoding dihydropteroate synthase: MKTLNCKGTLIDLEQPKVMGILNVTPDSFFDGGKYKSDKEFLEQAARMLKEGATFIDVGAYSSRPGAVHISEDQELARLLPVIDLLIKNFPQILISVDTFRSTIAQKSIEHGAAFINDISAGKMDTEMFDTIAKLQVPYCIMHMQGTPQNMQKNPEYNNITLELVHYFSDLLFELNTKKINDIIIDVGFGFGKTTAHNFELLKYLEIFQELNVPVLAGLSRKSMLYKTLDISAKEALNATTSANTIALLNGANILRVHDVKEALEAINIVAQIETSNS; encoded by the coding sequence ATGAAAACATTAAATTGCAAAGGAACACTCATTGATCTTGAGCAGCCAAAAGTTATGGGGATCTTAAATGTTACTCCAGACTCTTTTTTTGATGGTGGAAAATACAAAAGCGATAAAGAATTCTTAGAGCAAGCAGCTAGAATGCTAAAAGAGGGTGCTACGTTTATTGATGTTGGAGCTTATTCTTCTAGACCAGGCGCAGTGCATATTTCTGAAGATCAAGAACTAGCCAGATTACTACCAGTTATTGATCTATTGATTAAAAACTTCCCTCAAATTCTCATCTCTGTAGATACCTTTAGAAGTACTATTGCTCAAAAGAGTATTGAGCATGGAGCTGCATTTATTAATGATATTTCGGCAGGAAAAATGGATACTGAGATGTTTGATACAATTGCGAAGCTTCAAGTACCCTATTGCATTATGCACATGCAAGGAACTCCTCAAAACATGCAAAAGAATCCAGAGTACAACAATATAACCCTTGAATTGGTTCACTATTTTTCAGACTTGTTGTTTGAATTGAATACAAAAAAAATAAACGATATTATTATTGATGTCGGTTTTGGTTTTGGTAAAACAACGGCTCATAACTTTGAATTATTAAAATACTTGGAAATTTTTCAAGAACTTAATGTTCCTGTTTTAGCAGGACTATCAAGAAAGTCTATGCTGTATAAAACCTTAGACATTTCGGCAAAAGAAGCTTTAAACGCAACAACATCAGCCAATACGATTGCTTTGCTAAATGGCGCTAATATTTTAAGGGTTCACGATGTTAAAGAAGCACTTGAAGCCATTAATATTGTTGCACAAATTGAAACGAGTAATTCTTAA
- a CDS encoding DUF1599 domain-containing protein, whose protein sequence is MQNTSKQYNAVVEECRSLFIKKMSDYGSAWRILRLPSLTDQIFIKAQRIRQLQENEVRKVEEGERAEFIGIINYSIMALIQLELGVVENPDLSTENATELYDKHIAITKELMENKNHDYGEAWRDMRISSLTDLILQKLLRVKQIEDNKGKTLVSEGIDANYQDMINYAIFAMIHMSAKKVS, encoded by the coding sequence ATGCAAAACACCTCAAAACAATACAATGCTGTCGTTGAAGAATGTAGAAGCTTGTTCATTAAAAAAATGAGCGATTATGGAAGCGCGTGGCGTATCTTGCGTTTGCCCTCATTAACAGATCAGATCTTTATCAAGGCACAACGCATTCGTCAATTGCAAGAAAATGAAGTTCGAAAAGTTGAAGAAGGAGAGCGAGCAGAGTTTATAGGGATTATTAATTATTCTATTATGGCTTTGATTCAGTTAGAGTTAGGCGTTGTAGAGAATCCTGATTTGTCTACGGAAAATGCAACAGAATTGTATGATAAGCATATTGCGATCACCAAAGAACTGATGGAGAACAAAAACCATGATTATGGAGAAGCTTGGCGGGATATGCGTATTTCATCACTCACAGATTTAATTTTACAAAAACTATTACGCGTTAAGCAAATAGAAGATAATAAAGGGAAAACGTTAGTTTCTGAAGGGATTGATGCCAATTATCAAGACATGATCAATTATGCAATTTTTGCAATGATCCATATGAGTGCTAAAAAGGTTTCTTAG
- the crcB gene encoding fluoride efflux transporter CrcB produces MKQVLLVFVGGGFGSALRYLVGRWLNSTQDGIPYGTLVANVIGSLLIGIVLGFAAKNDAISENHTLLLATGFCGGFTTFSTFAYENHVFLKSGDFTSFAFYSIASFVLGFLAVFAGIYIIK; encoded by the coding sequence ATGAAACAAGTACTTCTGGTTTTTGTTGGTGGTGGTTTTGGTAGCGCATTGCGATATTTAGTCGGAAGGTGGCTTAACAGCACACAGGATGGTATACCTTATGGAACCCTAGTTGCCAATGTAATTGGAAGTTTGCTTATAGGTATCGTCTTAGGGTTTGCCGCAAAGAACGATGCGATTTCAGAGAATCACACCCTTTTGTTGGCAACAGGTTTTTGTGGAGGTTTTACCACCTTCTCTACCTTTGCCTATGAAAACCATGTATTCTTAAAATCAGGTGATTTTACAAGCTTTGCATTTTATTCTATTGCTAGTTTTGTTTTGGGCTTTTTAGCCGTTTTTGCAGGAATATATATAATTAAGTAA
- a CDS encoding tetratricopeptide repeat-containing sensor histidine kinase codes for MKEIFNIILCFLFCLIQNTLYSNIRIPKGEIEIKSVSLLFLFQEKDSTLVKKYEEINELYKSKNYTKSLENALKLFEEIENTNENKRVKFLIASVIGNIFKETNNHDKSLKFYLKSYNLYENNLINVESGLNSINDLYIEYVNLLLRLGSSYQVLKNNDSAIYYYNKIENIQSLNNRIESIKALTYSNLSGIYLRDSLYERAKIYALKAVEIRKLNKNKISEAASLSNLASISLKQNKFEEAKEIYSKALNLIENDTTSLAVKYKESLYYNLAWTLFLLKDYMAYDFQEKSYLIKDNLRDQEMRRIVEDVYANYQVELVKNQVALKKAEERKTNYYLGALMLLILVVFGVIIYNYKLRQKNLKLNFEQNELAQQSQIERLKSETQIRILNATLDGKESERKEIAETLHDSVSTLLSSASLHLQASKNKFNGSTPLEIEKSQTIITEASQKIRDLSHTLVSSVLLKFGLKYSINEMGQKYSNSQIEIETSTKNINRYHQNFEIKVNNIIQEFVNNILKHSKATYALVQVEEKNKQLFIHIEDNGCGFDKDGVVKKDGLGINQIEARIQMMKGTFQIDSIKNQGTKIRICLPIIEKEEAILL; via the coding sequence ATGAAGGAAATCTTTAATATTATTTTGTGTTTTTTGTTTTGTTTAATTCAAAACACGTTATATTCCAATATAAGAATACCCAAGGGAGAGATTGAAATTAAATCAGTCTCTCTCTTATTTTTGTTCCAGGAAAAGGATAGTACATTGGTTAAAAAATATGAAGAGATAAATGAACTTTATAAAAGTAAAAATTATACGAAATCATTAGAAAATGCTCTTAAATTGTTTGAGGAAATTGAAAACACAAACGAAAATAAAAGAGTTAAATTTTTAATTGCTTCTGTTATAGGTAATATCTTTAAAGAAACAAACAATCATGATAAATCATTGAAGTTTTATTTAAAGTCCTATAACCTTTATGAGAATAATTTAATTAATGTTGAATCTGGATTAAATAGTATAAATGATTTATATATTGAGTATGTTAATTTATTACTGCGTTTAGGTAGTTCATACCAAGTGTTGAAGAATAATGACTCCGCAATTTACTATTATAATAAAATTGAGAATATACAATCTCTTAATAATAGAATAGAGTCAATAAAAGCACTAACCTATAGTAATCTGTCTGGTATTTATTTGAGAGATTCACTTTATGAAAGGGCAAAAATTTACGCCTTAAAGGCTGTTGAAATTAGAAAACTAAATAAAAATAAGATTTCAGAAGCTGCTTCATTAAGTAACTTGGCCAGTATTTCTTTGAAACAGAATAAATTTGAAGAAGCTAAAGAAATTTATTCAAAAGCACTAAATTTGATTGAAAATGATACAACTAGCCTTGCAGTAAAATACAAAGAGAGCTTGTATTATAATTTAGCGTGGACACTTTTTCTTCTTAAAGACTATATGGCCTATGATTTTCAAGAAAAATCTTATTTGATTAAGGATAATCTACGTGATCAAGAAATGCGTCGTATTGTAGAAGATGTGTACGCTAACTATCAAGTAGAACTTGTGAAAAACCAAGTAGCCCTTAAAAAAGCTGAAGAACGAAAGACAAATTATTATCTGGGTGCTTTGATGCTTTTAATTCTTGTAGTTTTTGGAGTTATTATTTATAACTACAAGCTTAGACAGAAGAATTTAAAGTTAAATTTCGAGCAAAATGAGCTGGCTCAGCAAAGTCAAATAGAGAGATTGAAATCAGAAACACAGATTCGGATTTTGAATGCAACTTTGGATGGTAAAGAGTCTGAACGAAAAGAAATCGCAGAAACCTTACATGATAGTGTGAGTACATTATTGTCTTCTGCCAGTTTGCACTTGCAGGCAAGTAAAAATAAATTTAACGGGTCTACCCCTCTTGAAATTGAAAAGTCTCAGACGATTATTACCGAAGCATCCCAGAAAATTAGAGATTTATCACATACGCTTGTTTCGTCGGTTTTGCTGAAATTTGGTTTGAAATATTCCATCAATGAAATGGGGCAGAAATATTCTAATTCACAGATAGAAATAGAAACGAGTACAAAAAACATCAATAGGTATCATCAAAACTTTGAAATTAAAGTTAATAATATCATCCAGGAATTTGTCAATAATATTTTAAAGCACAGTAAGGCTACTTATGCTTTGGTGCAAGTAGAAGAAAAAAACAAACAACTCTTTATTCATATAGAGGATAATGGTTGTGGGTTTGATAAAGATGGAGTTGTCAAAAAAGATGGATTAGGAATCAATCAAATTGAAGCTCGCATTCAGATGATGAAAGGTACTTTTCAAATTGATTCAATAAAAAATCAAGGAACAAAAATTAGAATTTGTCTTCCTATCATAGAAAAAGAAGAGGCTATCCTCTTGTAG
- the cdaA gene encoding diadenylate cyclase CdaA, which produces MLDFIDFSFLDILDIILVAALLYSIYKLLKGTVAINIFLGIAVIFLIWKITQALKMEMLSGILGYLLSGGVIALIIVFQQEIRKFLLMIGTTNFSSKRSFLKQLKFLKSEIEIEFNAEPLVNGCISLSKTKTGALIVLERTNNLDFLINSGDQMNAIINEAILESIFYKNSPLHDGATVIRDNVIVATRVVLPVSDKKIPARFGLRHKAAIGVTEKTDALCLLVSEETGEISYIKDGAFELYKDYEELTEKLKSDMS; this is translated from the coding sequence ATGTTAGATTTTATCGATTTTTCTTTCTTGGATATTCTTGACATTATTCTTGTTGCTGCCCTTTTATACTCTATATACAAATTACTAAAGGGAACCGTTGCTATTAATATTTTTTTGGGAATTGCTGTTATCTTTTTAATTTGGAAAATAACCCAAGCTCTAAAAATGGAAATGCTCAGTGGAATCTTAGGATACCTACTTAGCGGTGGTGTTATTGCTTTAATTATCGTATTTCAGCAAGAGATAAGAAAGTTTTTACTAATGATTGGGACTACTAATTTCTCATCTAAAAGAAGCTTTTTAAAACAGTTAAAATTTTTAAAATCTGAGATTGAAATTGAGTTTAATGCAGAGCCTTTGGTTAATGGATGTATTAGTCTATCCAAAACAAAGACAGGTGCACTTATTGTACTTGAACGTACAAATAATCTTGATTTCTTGATTAATTCAGGGGATCAAATGAATGCCATCATTAACGAGGCAATTTTAGAGAGTATTTTTTACAAGAACAGTCCTCTACATGACGGCGCTACTGTTATTAGAGATAATGTAATCGTAGCCACTAGAGTTGTACTACCCGTATCTGATAAAAAAATTCCAGCACGCTTTGGCTTAAGACATAAAGCGGCAATTGGAGTCACAGAAAAAACAGATGCACTTTGCCTCTTAGTTTCTGAAGAAACAGGTGAGATTTCCTATATTAAAGATGGTGCTTTTGAGCTTTATAAGGATTATGAAGAATTAACTGAAAAGCTTAAATCAGATATGAGTTAA
- a CDS encoding BT_3928 family protein: MKILVHLSRIIVGALFVFSGFVKLVDPLGSKYKFEEYFGESVLDMEFLIPYALAFSILLIIAEILLGVVLLLGCRTKITLWSLLGLTTIFLFLTWYSAYYNKVTDCGCFGDAITLTPWETFYKNVILMILIVFLLFRMKDIKSLFSVRVSQTITILSLITFIYITYHVLVYLPIIDFRPYAIGNNIPEGMEYKGDGEIPKIHDFYLEDAQSDLAPVILKEEKVLLVLVYDLDKADKNGFKDVKTLAEEALKKGYKVYGASASFTDELILAKEKYQLPFDFLFCDGTTLKTMVRSNPGLMMLNKGTIVGKWNWNDIDSIEL; this comes from the coding sequence ATGAAAATACTAGTACATCTTTCAAGAATTATAGTCGGGGCATTGTTTGTGTTCTCTGGTTTTGTGAAATTGGTAGACCCTTTAGGTTCTAAATATAAATTTGAAGAATATTTTGGTGAGTCTGTACTTGATATGGAGTTTTTAATTCCTTATGCATTGGCTTTCTCTATCCTTTTAATCATTGCTGAAATTTTATTAGGAGTTGTGTTGCTTTTGGGTTGTAGAACTAAAATTACGCTATGGAGTCTCTTAGGTTTGACGACCATCTTTCTCTTTTTAACTTGGTATTCAGCCTATTATAATAAGGTTACGGATTGTGGATGTTTTGGTGATGCTATTACATTGACACCATGGGAAACATTTTATAAGAATGTTATTTTGATGATTTTAATTGTCTTCTTATTGTTTAGAATGAAAGACATCAAATCCCTTTTTTCTGTAAGAGTTTCTCAGACAATCACGATACTATCCTTAATTACCTTTATTTATATTACCTATCATGTACTGGTATATTTACCTATTATTGATTTTAGACCTTATGCTATAGGTAATAATATTCCAGAAGGAATGGAGTACAAAGGAGATGGTGAGATTCCTAAGATTCACGATTTTTATCTAGAAGACGCTCAGAGTGATCTAGCTCCTGTAATTTTAAAAGAAGAGAAGGTCTTGCTAGTGTTAGTCTATGATTTAGACAAAGCAGATAAAAATGGTTTTAAAGATGTCAAAACACTTGCCGAAGAGGCTCTTAAAAAAGGATATAAAGTATATGGAGCTTCTGCTTCTTTTACAGATGAATTGATTTTAGCGAAAGAAAAATATCAACTGCCATTTGATTTCCTTTTTTGCGACGGAACGACTTTGAAAACTATGGTTAGATCTAATCCAGGATTGATGATGTTAAACAAAGGAACCATTGTCGGAAAGTGGAATTGGAATGATATTGACAGTATAGAGCTTTAA
- the truA gene encoding tRNA pseudouridine(38-40) synthase TruA — translation MRYFIELLYKGTNYHGWQIQPDMPSVQEVLTKAISTVLQEEISLVGAGRTDAGVHASQFFAHFDSLQELNDSFVFKFNSVLPKDIVVVNLFAFEREYHARFDAISRSYEYRIWLGRNPFLLDTTWQFSFKELDVERMNKAAKILLDHENFQAFSKVKTDVRTFNCEVTNAVWKKEGDELVFYITANRFLRNMVRAIVGTLLDVGVGKISIDDFRRIILSKDRGKAGLSVPAKGLFLTEVIYDFI, via the coding sequence TTGAGATATTTTATTGAGCTTTTATACAAAGGAACAAATTACCATGGTTGGCAAATTCAGCCAGACATGCCTAGTGTACAAGAGGTATTAACCAAAGCTATTAGCACGGTTTTACAAGAGGAAATTTCTCTTGTAGGGGCTGGAAGAACTGATGCAGGTGTACATGCATCACAATTTTTTGCTCATTTTGATAGCCTTCAAGAGTTAAATGATAGTTTTGTTTTTAAGTTTAATTCTGTCTTGCCTAAAGATATTGTCGTTGTAAATTTATTTGCATTTGAGCGTGAATACCATGCTCGTTTTGATGCTATTAGTAGGAGTTATGAGTATCGAATTTGGCTAGGGAGAAATCCGTTTTTATTAGATACAACTTGGCAGTTTAGCTTTAAAGAATTAGATGTTGAGCGAATGAATAAAGCTGCGAAGATCTTGTTGGATCATGAGAATTTTCAAGCATTTTCTAAGGTTAAAACAGATGTTAGAACCTTTAATTGTGAAGTGACAAATGCTGTTTGGAAGAAAGAAGGAGATGAGTTGGTTTTTTATATTACAGCTAATCGTTTTTTAAGAAATATGGTTAGGGCTATTGTAGGAACTTTACTCGATGTTGGTGTTGGGAAAATATCAATTGATGATTTTAGAAGAATAATATTAAGTAAAGACAGAGGAAAAGCAGGTTTGTCAGTTCCGGCAAAGGGCTTGTTTTTAACAGAAGTTATATACGATTTTATATGA
- a CDS encoding ABC transporter ATP-binding protein → MSKKVTGKAFDAQVFLRLLSYAKKYRFYFFATTLTVIVVSLLSALRPYLLIETVNDFVATKNEENLLNYILLMAGVLIFEVLLQATFIYMSNWIGQHIIRDIRANIFRHILQFRMSYFDTTSVGKLVTRVVSDIETIASSFSQGLFMIISDLLSMIVVTVVMLVLNWKLALIALAVLPILVYATKLFQIAIKATFQEVRTQVANLNGFVQERVTGMKIVQLFSREKIEYDKFMEINNKHKKAHVKAVWYYSIFFPIAEILSSIAVGLLVWFGGLQAVDDINVQPGEIMGFIMMTQMLFRPLRQIADKFNTLQMGMVSGERVFQVLDTQSSIDKNGTQIANTLKGVIEFKDVRFSYIPNEEVLKGVSFKVEQGQTVAIVGATGAGKSTIINLINRFYEIDSGSILIDGTPVQDYELTSLRNQVAIVLQDVFLFSDSILNNITLKNQSISLEDVQLAAKQIGIHDFIMSLPNDYHYNVKERGGMLSSGQRQLIAFLRAYVSKPSVLILDEATSSVDNTAEQMIQYATDTITKGRTSIIIAHRLTTIKSADKIIVMDKGHIVEEGTHQELLEKSEGYYKNLYDKQFSSEVV, encoded by the coding sequence ATGAGTAAAAAAGTAACAGGGAAAGCGTTTGACGCTCAAGTTTTTTTAAGATTGCTGAGCTATGCAAAAAAATATAGATTTTATTTTTTTGCAACTACACTTACTGTCATTGTTGTTTCTTTATTGTCAGCCCTAAGGCCATATTTATTAATTGAGACAGTTAATGATTTTGTAGCAACCAAGAATGAAGAAAACTTACTTAATTATATCCTCTTAATGGCTGGTGTTTTAATTTTTGAAGTTTTGCTACAGGCTACTTTTATTTATATGTCTAATTGGATTGGACAACACATCATTCGAGATATCAGAGCAAATATATTTCGACACATACTCCAATTTAGAATGAGTTATTTTGATACCACTTCTGTTGGTAAGCTGGTAACGAGAGTGGTTTCTGATATAGAAACCATTGCTAGTTCTTTTAGTCAGGGCCTTTTTATGATTATCAGTGATTTGCTAAGTATGATTGTTGTAACCGTAGTCATGTTAGTGTTAAACTGGAAATTGGCATTAATAGCCTTGGCTGTACTTCCTATCTTAGTTTATGCAACCAAATTATTTCAAATTGCTATTAAAGCTACTTTTCAAGAAGTGAGAACACAGGTGGCAAATTTAAATGGTTTTGTGCAAGAGAGGGTTACGGGAATGAAGATTGTACAGTTATTTAGTAGAGAAAAAATTGAATACGATAAATTCATGGAGATTAATAATAAGCACAAGAAAGCCCATGTTAAGGCGGTGTGGTATTATTCAATTTTCTTCCCTATTGCAGAAATTTTATCATCTATCGCTGTAGGGCTTTTAGTGTGGTTTGGAGGATTGCAAGCTGTAGATGATATCAATGTTCAGCCAGGTGAAATTATGGGGTTTATTATGATGACACAAATGTTGTTTAGACCTCTTAGACAAATTGCAGATAAGTTTAATACCTTGCAGATGGGAATGGTTTCTGGTGAACGTGTTTTTCAGGTTTTAGATACTCAAAGCAGTATTGATAAAAATGGTACACAAATAGCAAATACTCTTAAAGGAGTTATTGAGTTTAAAGATGTGCGTTTTAGTTATATCCCAAATGAGGAAGTTTTAAAAGGAGTTTCTTTTAAGGTAGAACAGGGACAAACTGTAGCCATAGTTGGTGCTACAGGGGCAGGTAAATCTACAATTATCAATTTGATAAATCGTTTTTATGAGATCGATTCAGGAAGTATTCTTATAGATGGAACTCCTGTTCAAGATTATGAACTCACATCTTTGCGAAACCAAGTAGCGATTGTTTTACAAGATGTCTTTTTGTTTTCAGATTCAATTTTAAATAACATAACTCTTAAGAATCAATCGATAAGCCTAGAGGATGTTCAGCTTGCAGCAAAGCAAATTGGAATACATGATTTTATCATGAGTTTGCCAAATGATTACCATTATAATGTAAAAGAAAGAGGGGGGATGTTGTCTTCTGGACAAAGACAATTGATTGCTTTTTTACGTGCATATGTGAGTAAGCCAAGTGTGCTTATTTTAGACGAAGCAACTTCTTCTGTAGATAACACTGCAGAGCAGATGATACAATATGCAACAGACACTATTACCAAAGGGCGAACTTCTATTATTATTGCTCACCGTTTAACCACAATTAAAAGCGCTGATAAAATTATCGTGATGGACAAAGGGCATATTGTAGAGGAAGGAACTCATCAAGAATTGCTAGAAAAATCAGAAGGATACTATAAAAACTTATACGATAAGCAGTTTAGTTCAGAGGTGGTTTAA
- a CDS encoding TIGR00730 family Rossman fold protein, giving the protein MKKIVVFCGSSLGFNPVYKNAAIALGNYFVEHDISLVYGGGKIGMMGTLANTIIAQKGTVIGVIPKLLKKEEVIHTGVSEMIITKTMSERKVIMSKMIDAYITLPGGFGTLDELFEALTLGQLQIEQKPIGLLNINGFFDPLLQQLDIMVEEGYLNPKNRALLLVDSTINGLMDQLNLYTAPKITHVINKVVS; this is encoded by the coding sequence ATGAAAAAAATAGTAGTTTTTTGCGGATCAAGCCTTGGCTTTAACCCAGTTTATAAAAATGCTGCAATAGCACTTGGTAATTATTTTGTTGAGCATGACATATCATTAGTATATGGAGGTGGCAAAATAGGCATGATGGGAACACTTGCTAACACAATCATAGCACAAAAAGGAACCGTTATTGGCGTTATTCCTAAGTTACTTAAGAAAGAAGAAGTAATCCATACTGGTGTTTCAGAAATGATTATCACCAAAACCATGAGTGAGAGAAAGGTGATCATGAGTAAAATGATAGATGCTTATATTACACTTCCTGGCGGGTTTGGAACCTTAGATGAACTTTTTGAAGCCCTAACCCTTGGACAATTACAAATAGAGCAAAAACCTATTGGACTTTTAAATATAAATGGTTTTTTTGATCCCCTTTTACAACAATTAGACATTATGGTAGAAGAAGGTTATTTAAATCCAAAAAACAGAGCTCTTTTATTAGTAGATAGCACGATAAATGGCTTAATGGATCAGCTAAACTTGTATACAGCACCAAAAATCACGCATGTTATTAATAAAGTTGTTAGCTAA
- a CDS encoding crotonase/enoyl-CoA hydratase family protein has protein sequence MNSVVQYTSHDQYAIVSIVNGKANAISHQVIEGLNKSLDIAEKEQKVVILTGQPGIFSAGFDLKVMKESPESAKELVTKGSELSLRMLRFPRPIIVACNGHAIAKGAFLLLSADYRIGVEGDYKVGLNEVQIGMTMHHAGVAIAKSRLSEVYLNRSVSNSEIFEPKAAVQAGFLDLIVSEKELLATAKSIAESFAKLHLKAHAETKLKVRKKHLLKIKKAIAKDLKSNIVINP, from the coding sequence ATGAATTCAGTAGTTCAGTATACCAGCCATGATCAGTATGCTATTGTTAGCATTGTTAACGGTAAAGCAAATGCTATATCTCATCAAGTTATTGAGGGGTTAAATAAATCATTAGATATTGCAGAGAAAGAGCAAAAAGTGGTTATACTTACTGGGCAGCCTGGGATATTTTCGGCAGGATTTGATCTAAAAGTAATGAAAGAAAGCCCAGAATCAGCAAAAGAGTTGGTTACTAAAGGATCTGAACTATCATTACGTATGCTTCGTTTTCCAAGACCTATCATAGTAGCATGTAACGGACACGCAATTGCAAAAGGAGCTTTTTTGTTGTTGTCTGCTGATTATAGAATTGGTGTAGAGGGTGATTATAAAGTTGGTTTAAATGAAGTTCAGATTGGAATGACTATGCATCATGCTGGTGTAGCCATCGCAAAGAGTCGTTTGTCAGAAGTTTATCTAAATAGGAGCGTTTCAAATTCAGAAATATTTGAACCCAAAGCAGCTGTTCAAGCAGGGTTCTTAGATCTAATTGTTTCAGAAAAAGAGTTGTTAGCTACCGCTAAGTCTATCGCTGAATCTTTTGCAAAATTACACTTAAAAGCACATGCAGAAACCAAACTGAAAGTTCGTAAAAAGCATTTGTTAAAGATTAAAAAAGCAATTGCAAAAGATTTGAAAAGCAATATCGTAATTAATCCTTAA
- a CDS encoding DUF1684 domain-containing protein, producing MKNILLICLFFLFLSCNSGKKKSSLGLTEFQIELNNEYKDASKSPLKKADLKNFTGLEFFPINENVKVTAHLERVPDSDFFFMKTTTDRLAEERVYGILTFKIEGKEYKLNIYQGKQLMRTKGFQNYLFLPFTDKTNGVSSYYGGRYMDLRIPEGDSIELDFNKAYNPYCAYNEKFSCPIVPKENHLDYEMKAGVMAFKKG from the coding sequence ATGAAAAACATCCTACTAATTTGTTTATTTTTTTTATTTCTTTCTTGTAATAGCGGAAAGAAAAAATCTTCTTTAGGTCTTACTGAATTTCAAATTGAATTGAACAACGAATATAAGGATGCGTCCAAATCACCTTTAAAAAAAGCTGATTTAAAAAACTTTACAGGTTTAGAATTTTTCCCGATCAATGAAAATGTAAAAGTGACTGCACATTTAGAAAGAGTCCCGGATTCAGATTTCTTTTTCATGAAAACAACAACCGATAGACTTGCAGAAGAAAGAGTTTATGGAATTTTGACCTTTAAAATCGAAGGAAAAGAATACAAATTAAACATCTATCAAGGTAAACAATTGATGAGAACTAAAGGGTTTCAAAATTATCTTTTTTTACCCTTTACAGACAAAACTAATGGGGTAAGTAGTTATTATGGAGGTAGATATATGGACCTAAGAATTCCTGAAGGAGACAGTATAGAACTTGATTTTAACAAAGCTTACAATCCTTATTGTGCTTATAATGAAAAGTTTTCATGCCCAATAGTACCAAAAGAAAATCATTTAGACTACGAGATGAAAGCTGGAGTAATGGCTTTTAAAAAGGGTTAA
- a CDS encoding metallophosphoesterase family protein, which produces MKKILLLSDTHSYIDEQILKFVKQADEVWHAGDIGNLRVTDSIQKLKPLKAVYGNIDDSLARMEFPLDQKFTLEGMTIWMTHIGGYPNNYNQRIREELKENPPNIFISGHSHILKVQYDQKLNCLHLNPGAAGNHGFHKIRTMLRFNIVDGKISDLEIIELATRG; this is translated from the coding sequence GTGAAGAAAATATTACTCCTTTCAGATACGCATAGCTATATCGATGAGCAAATTCTTAAATTTGTAAAACAGGCAGATGAGGTTTGGCACGCTGGCGATATTGGAAATTTACGAGTTACTGACAGCATCCAAAAACTAAAACCTTTAAAAGCCGTTTATGGCAATATTGATGATTCTTTGGCCCGTATGGAGTTTCCTTTAGACCAAAAGTTTACCCTAGAAGGGATGACTATTTGGATGACACATATCGGAGGCTATCCCAACAATTACAATCAAAGAATACGAGAAGAATTGAAAGAAAACCCTCCTAACATTTTTATTAGTGGCCATTCACACATTCTAAAAGTTCAATACGATCAAAAGCTAAATTGCTTACACTTAAATCCCGGAGCGGCAGGAAACCATGGGTTTCATAAAATAAGAACCATGCTACGATTTAATATTGTTGATGGAAAAATAAGTGATCTCGAAATTATTGAGCTAGCTACAAGAGGATAG